GACATAGGCGGTGGTCGAGCTGGTGCCCAGCATCGAGCCGGCCAGGATCGCCGTCGAATCCGCCATCAGCGCCCGGCCCAGGTTTTTGTTGGTATGGGTCGGCCCCTCGGTCAGCAGCCCGGCGCGCTTGGCTACGCCGATCAGCGTGCCGGTGGCGTCGAAGACCTCGACCAGCACCATGACCAGAATCACGTGGAAGATGCCGACGGTCAGCGCACCTGCGACGTCGAGCTGCATGAAGGTCGGCATGATCGAGGGCGGCATCGAGATCACCCCGGCAAAGGGGCTGGCGCCGATGGCGATGGAGACGACGGTGATGACCAGGATGCCGATCAGGATCGAGCCGCGCACCTTCAGCGCGTCCAGCGCCGCGATGATGAAGAAGCCGGCGATGGCCAGCAGCGTGCCGGTCTGGGTCAGGTCGCCCAGGCCCACCAGCGTCGCCGGGTTGTCCACCACGATGCCCGAGTTCTTCAGCGCGATCAGTCCCAGGAACATGCCGATGCCGGCCGCGATGGCGCTGCGCATGGATGTCGGGATGCCGGCGATCAGCCAGCGCCGGATGCCCGTCACCGACAGGAACAGGAATATCAGGCCCGAGATGAACACCGCCCCCAGCGCCTGCTGCCAGGTGAACCCCAGCGCGCCGACCACGGTGAAGGCGAAGAAGGCGTTCAGCCCCATGCCCGGCGCCATGCCGATGGGCCAGTTCGCCCAAAGCGCCATGATCGCCGATCCCAGCGCCGCGGCCAGGCAGGTCGCGACGAAGACCGCGTTGCGGTCCATGCCGGTCGAGGACAGGATCTCGGGGTTCACGAAGATGATATAGGCCATGGTCAGGAAGGTGGTGATCCCCGCGATCACCTCCGTCCTGGCGCTGGTGCCATGGGCCGTCAGGCCGAACTGCTTGTCGAGCACGGTTCCTTTCCCTGGACTGATGCTGGCGCCG
This Paracoccus pantotrophus DNA region includes the following protein-coding sequences:
- a CDS encoding NCS2 family permease; this translates as MPDKQSGLTANGASISPGKGTVLDKQFGLTAHGTSARTEVIAGITTFLTMAYIIFVNPEILSSTGMDRNAVFVATCLAAALGSAIMALWANWPIGMAPGMGLNAFFAFTVVGALGFTWQQALGAVFISGLIFLFLSVTGIRRWLIAGIPTSMRSAIAAGIGMFLGLIALKNSGIVVDNPATLVGLGDLTQTGTLLAIAGFFIIAALDALKVRGSILIGILVITVVSIAIGASPFAGVISMPPSIMPTFMQLDVAGALTVGIFHVILVMVLVEVFDATGTLIGVAKRAGLLTEGPTHTNKNLGRALMADSTAILAGSMLGTSSTTAYVESASGVQAGGRTGLTALVVAGLFLLAVFFAPLAGSVPAYATGPALLYVACLMVREFEEIQWSDVTESAPAVLTALMMPFTYSIANGLAFGFVSYAAIKLATGRAREVHAATWIVAALFVIRFAFFME